The sequence GCGGTCGACGATCACTCGACTTGGTTGATCGTCGGTCATGGCAGACAAACAGCGTTGCGTGACGATTCGGTGAAACTTTAATATTCGGTGGGCGCTAGCGTCGTGACGACTCGACAGCGAAGGCGAGGTCACAAGCGGGTCGAGATCAGGTGGCGCTGGTCAGAGTTCCGCGAGCAGTTCGACCCTGGGCGCTTGACTGTCTCGCGTCATCACGACACCTGCGCGGCCCTGGGATTCAAAACTCTCGTGCCCTGACAACCGACCTGATCTCCCATCACGATCAAAGGGCTATCGTGGCGTGTGGTCCAAAGCGGGGTGACCACGGGCAACCAAAGACAGGAGACTTGCCGGCGAGCTTCCGTCGTCCATTTTGGGCCAGCCGCGACAGCGGTTTCCCAATTCGGGACGCGCGAAAATTCGCTTAATTCCGAGTTTAACCGTGGTGTGCCGGATATGCAAACAACGAGCAACCCAATAGAGGGGGTTTCGTGCCCGCTGTTGGTGTTGAGCAGGGCCGCACGACAGCCTGTCGTGGAGTGCCTTGAACGACCTGTGTGTTCTCAGTGAATCGTGATTCTAAGATCACGAAAGCTGAATCGCCGCTGGTTCAATAGCAGGGCTCGTTTGGCTGATTTGGTGTCGAGAAGCGGGCGTTTCAAGCCCTTGAAAACAGTCATGTTATGGCTGCGGGCGCGACTTTGTGAAAAAAAACACTAATTTGTTCGCAGGGTCGTTGACAACTCTAACTTGCGACCGTTACAGTTCTGTCACGCTCGCACCGCCTTTGTGCCAGCACTAGCCCAGCTAGGTGGGATATTCACTCGTCTGGCCAAGTCGTGGCAGCGGTTTTCTTGCTCTGTTGACACTATCCGTTTACCGGTTGCTGTTCGTGCCAGCCCACCGGTCGGACCATCCATGTGACCGACTCGCCTCCTCGACCACCGATGGGTGAAGCCCTTGATTGGGTCTCGCGCATCTTCTCGGTGGTCATCGTGATGGTGGGGCCCGGGCTCCTGGGGCAATGGCTCGACCGCAAGTTTGGCTTGCACTTTCTAGCCACGGTCGGATTCGTCGGCGGGCTGTTGATCGGGATGGCTTATCTGATCTGGCTGGTCGGCAAACTCGGCAAGCCCAAGTAAGCGATCCCTGCTGAGTACTAAGAAAAGCTCGTAGAAAAAAACCACCGCACGTTTACCGGCGACAAGACACGACGTCTCGCATGAGCACCTCGCCTAACACTCACGAATCGCGACCGGCGCGCGGCGGCATGATCGCCACGCTATTGGTCTTGATCGTGGTGATGTGCGCGGCCACGGCTGTGTGCGCCTGGCGCGCCGGCGTTGCCGACGGTGTCGAAGGCGTGCGGGCCGCGATCGTGGCCGGAACCATCTGCACGCTGGCCGCGGCCACGGCGCTAATCATCGGCATGTTGCTGCACAACACGCCGTGGGGCATTCACGCCATGCTCGGCGGCACGCTGATTCGCACGGGCATTCCGCTGGCCGCCGGGGCGATCTTACAGGCCCAGGGTGGCGCGCTGGCCCGGGGCCACATCATGAGCCATTTACTCGCACTCTTCTTGTGCGCGCTGGCGGTGGAAACGTCGTTGCTGTGGCGCTGGATTCACGTGCATAGTGTTCCCGCCATTAAAACGATGCGGCGTCCCCGCCAGCAAGACGATGCGGCGAAAGGTTGCTTAAGCGATGGCTGACCCGATCCTGCACATCAAGGACGCCTACTTCTTCGAGATTCCGAAGAATCTCTGGACGTACAACTTCCACAGCTATGACGAGGTCAAGCTGCCCATCGGGCATGCCAACCTGGTCAAGCTGGCCCAGGATCACCATCTATCGATTGGCGAATTCAACAAAGCCCTCGACGGCAAAATCCTGATTCCGCAACCCGTCGCCACGCTGAAGAACCTGTACGAAAAAGAGAGCGGCTTCGCCATCTCGAAGTACATGCTTCTCGAACTGCTGGCCGCGGCAATTGTCTGTTGGCTATTCATTCGGCTGGCCAACCGGATTGCGCGCGAAGGACTGCCCAAGGGCCGCGCGGTCAATCTGCTCGAATCGATGTTGCTGTTTGTGCGCGACCAGATCGTGCGCCCGGTCATCGGCGAGCATCATCACGACGAGCACGGCCATGACGAGAGCCACGAAGGCCATCATGAAGGGCATGCGTTGCACAGCCACGGCGTGCTGAACGGCGACGAAGCCGGCCACGAGTTCGCGCACAGTGAGCACAAGCTTGCCGCCGTGCCCGACCATGCGGCCCACGCGGTTCCCAAGGTCGGCCACGGCGCCGACCGGCTGTTGCCGTTGTTCTGGACGATGTTCTTTTTCATTCTCATGTGCAACCTGTTGGGGATGATTCCCTGGCTTGGCGCGCCAACCAGCGAGCTCGGTGTGACGTTCGGCTTGGCCTGTGTCACGTTCGCCGCGACGTTGTCGCTGGGGATGATGACGTTCGGCCCGCTGAAGTGGTGGTGGTACCAGGTGCCCAAGATGGACCTCCCCTGGTACGTCTGGCCCCTGAAACTTGGCATTCTGGTGATTGAGTTGCTGGGGCTGGTGATCAAGCACCTGATCCTGAGCGTGCGTCTGTTGGCCAACATGGTGGCCGGCCACCTGGTGCTGTTGGGAATCATGGCGTTGATCGTCGGGGCCGCCACGGCCTCGACCGGCATGTGGGCCGGCGTCACCGCGGCCAGCGTCGTTGGTTCGACTTTGTTTAGTTGCCTGGAACTGTTTGTGGCTTTCCTCCAGGCCTATGTGTTCACGCTGTTATCGACCCTGTTCATTGGCGCGGCCATGCATCGGCACTAGTCGCGTCCGAAACCGTTTTTTGATCGCATGGTTCTTACTTCGTAGAAGGAGATGGTTAACGTGAATAAGTTCGCAAGCTTGACCTCGCTGGTGTTCGGTATGTTGTTGATTGCCGCCCCGGCCATGGCTGCCGACGGCTCGGCCATCAGCTTCAGCGGCGCGTTCGGCGCTGGCCTCGTCGTGATCGGCGCCGCCTACGGCATCGGCAAGCTGGCCTCGGCCGCGCTCGAGAGCATGGCTCGCCAGCCCGAAGTGGCCGCCAACTTGCAGGTCGCCATGATCATCGCGGCGGCGTTGATCGAAGGTTTCACGTTCTACGCCCTGATCGTCTGCTCGGGTCAGAACCCCTGGCCGGCCGCTGGCTAAGCGTCGACTCGTTCGCTTCGATCGCCCGCGGTTCACTGAACCTTGAAGGTTGCTGCTATGTTGCGATTTGTCTTTGCGTTGTGGCTAACGCTGGTCAGTTTTGGTCTGACGCCGTCATTGCTGGCGGCTGATGCGCCGAGCGATCACGGCCACGGGCACGCCCACTTGGGCGATCCCGAGCACCCGTCGGCTCGCGACCCGCTACAGTTCAAGAC comes from Planctomycetota bacterium and encodes:
- the atpB gene encoding F0F1 ATP synthase subunit A — its product is MADPILHIKDAYFFEIPKNLWTYNFHSYDEVKLPIGHANLVKLAQDHHLSIGEFNKALDGKILIPQPVATLKNLYEKESGFAISKYMLLELLAAAIVCWLFIRLANRIAREGLPKGRAVNLLESMLLFVRDQIVRPVIGEHHHDEHGHDESHEGHHEGHALHSHGVLNGDEAGHEFAHSEHKLAAVPDHAAHAVPKVGHGADRLLPLFWTMFFFILMCNLLGMIPWLGAPTSELGVTFGLACVTFAATLSLGMMTFGPLKWWWYQVPKMDLPWYVWPLKLGILVIELLGLVIKHLILSVRLLANMVAGHLVLLGIMALIVGAATASTGMWAGVTAASVVGSTLFSCLELFVAFLQAYVFTLLSTLFIGAAMHRH
- the atpE gene encoding ATP synthase F0 subunit C, whose protein sequence is MLLIAAPAMAADGSAISFSGAFGAGLVVIGAAYGIGKLASAALESMARQPEVAANLQVAMIIAAALIEGFTFYALIVCSGQNPWPAAG